A part of Citrifermentans bremense genomic DNA contains:
- a CDS encoding fibronectin type III domain-containing protein: MWNHAWIGGNNSNTYVPAKEQWYAVDDLVVSTHYSGPPPPPTTLSAEGISTSSIRLTWQSGSNGANYLVDGYRIYYGTDPGHLDSSITVLASQREAVVSSLATGTRYYFAVTAFKQEANDANENESRRSASANAVTVDLVPPDITMLPVASPTRLATQTLSGTVADAGGIASVLVKVGAAAPVAATVTGNSWSCTIRSLTEGGNSIVVTAKDLSGNEKSASGTVVLDTVPPVVTVSAFTTPTILTSLPISGIASDTNGSGVASVMVQVGNGQQTAAELNGQSWSYLLSNLQPGVANQVIVTARDVAGNETRQAAAAMASIGVLKVGDLSGDASVGVEDAQLAMQMAVGKTKPDATQLLRGDLAPLVGGVPQPDGVIDTGDVLLILGIVTGITRF, translated from the coding sequence TTGTGGAACCACGCCTGGATCGGCGGCAACAACTCCAACACCTATGTACCCGCCAAGGAGCAGTGGTACGCCGTCGACGACTTAGTGGTCAGTACCCATTACAGCGGGCCGCCTCCGCCTCCCACAACGCTCAGTGCGGAGGGGATCAGCACCTCGTCGATACGTCTCACCTGGCAAAGCGGCAGCAACGGGGCGAACTACCTGGTGGACGGTTACCGCATCTACTACGGGACCGACCCAGGGCACCTCGACAGCTCGATCACCGTCTTGGCCTCCCAAAGGGAGGCTGTGGTGAGTTCTCTTGCCACCGGCACCAGGTATTATTTCGCCGTTACCGCCTTCAAGCAGGAAGCAAACGACGCCAACGAGAACGAAAGCCGGCGCAGCGCTTCCGCCAACGCGGTCACCGTCGACTTGGTGCCCCCGGACATCACCATGCTCCCAGTCGCCTCTCCCACGCGGCTAGCCACTCAGACCCTCTCCGGGACGGTTGCGGATGCAGGGGGCATCGCTTCGGTGCTGGTCAAGGTCGGCGCTGCGGCGCCCGTCGCCGCGACGGTGACTGGCAACAGCTGGAGCTGCACCATTCGGAGTCTGACCGAAGGGGGAAACAGCATCGTGGTGACCGCAAAAGACCTTTCCGGCAACGAGAAATCGGCAAGCGGCACCGTCGTGCTCGATACCGTTCCTCCCGTGGTCACAGTTTCTGCCTTCACCACCCCGACCATACTCACCTCCCTACCCATCTCTGGAATCGCCTCCGATACCAATGGCTCTGGCGTTGCCTCCGTCATGGTGCAGGTCGGCAACGGGCAACAGACGGCCGCCGAACTTAACGGTCAGTCCTGGAGCTACCTTCTGAGCAACCTGCAGCCGGGAGTCGCCAACCAGGTTATCGTAACTGCGCGCGACGTCGCCGGAAACGAGACCAGGCAGGCCGCAGCGGCCATGGCATCGATAGGGGTCCTGAAAGTGGGGGATCTCTCCGGCGATGCCTCGGTGGGGGTGGAGGACGCCCAACTTGCCATGCAGATGGCGGTCGGGAAGACGAAACCGGATGCAACCCAGTTGCTTCGCGGCGATCTGGCCCCACTGGTGGGGGGGGTGCCGCAACCGGACGGGGTTATCGATACGGGTGACGTGTTGCTGATTCTGGGGATCGTCACTGGAATAACGAGGTTCTGA
- a CDS encoding sugar-transfer associated ATP-grasp domain-containing protein — translation MKLKDDGTKNSFEKAYDFLVAFVDRTTDLTVLCVRRIIRFIALPYCFTYEINWKNCSRNKLHVACDFLYIFFKLKYYPNNYSCCRLWTKSKSLWPYYYGSNYDPYQRWRFQRNIYKKENIVIFENKIICYELCKNSEFPIPRQYGVIYPQEAYRDRIRLFMKESDGGKIIIKVYDGMGGKGIVVAYRDGHEVFVKRKSVVCTLDEFELNHPAIVQDYVRQHPSLEAYSPSCNTVRVVTLLKRDCSDVLIIGAFIRFGVGASDIDNLSSGGIAAGVDVASGGVFDTAVDYAGNVYSQHPVSTLCFKGLSIPYWEQLVVLSKKIQWQFPFHKLLGLDICITDSGPVLIEINSEPDMVALEMTYGPILLREEVYNEFKSYDLLLNEPSRNLKFCTN, via the coding sequence ATGAAGCTTAAAGATGACGGAACCAAGAACAGTTTTGAAAAAGCGTACGATTTTCTTGTCGCTTTTGTTGATCGTACTACGGACTTAACTGTCCTTTGCGTTCGTAGAATAATAAGATTTATTGCTTTACCGTATTGCTTTACCTATGAAATCAACTGGAAAAATTGTAGTAGGAACAAGCTGCATGTAGCTTGTGACTTCCTCTACATCTTTTTCAAACTTAAGTATTATCCTAATAATTATAGCTGTTGCAGGCTCTGGACGAAAAGCAAATCTCTCTGGCCTTATTATTATGGTTCAAATTACGATCCATATCAAAGGTGGAGGTTTCAACGGAATATCTACAAGAAGGAAAACATCGTCATCTTCGAAAACAAGATCATCTGTTACGAACTATGCAAGAATTCAGAATTTCCAATTCCGAGGCAGTACGGCGTCATCTACCCTCAGGAGGCGTACCGTGATCGGATACGGCTTTTTATGAAAGAGTCTGATGGAGGTAAGATCATCATCAAGGTCTATGATGGTATGGGGGGGAAGGGAATTGTAGTGGCTTACCGAGATGGTCATGAAGTTTTTGTAAAGAGGAAAAGTGTTGTTTGTACCCTTGACGAGTTTGAACTCAATCATCCTGCAATTGTCCAGGACTACGTAAGGCAACATCCATCTTTGGAAGCATACTCGCCTTCTTGCAACACAGTGCGGGTAGTGACTCTTCTCAAACGCGATTGCTCAGATGTGCTGATCATTGGGGCTTTTATCAGATTCGGAGTTGGTGCTTCTGATATCGATAACCTTTCATCAGGCGGGATTGCTGCTGGAGTAGATGTGGCAAGCGGAGGCGTGTTCGATACCGCTGTCGACTATGCTGGGAACGTGTACAGCCAACACCCTGTCTCAACTCTTTGTTTTAAAGGTCTTTCAATTCCATACTGGGAGCAGCTTGTTGTATTGTCAAAAAAGATACAATGGCAGTTCCCATTTCACAAACTGTTGGGGTTGGATATTTGCATAACGGATAGCGGTCCAGTACTCATAGAAATCAACTCAGAGCCTGACATGGTGGCCCTTGAGATGACATATGGGCCGATATTGTTAAGGGAGGAGGTTTACAATGAATTTAAATCCTATGATCTGCTTCTTAACGAGCCAAGTCGTAATCTCAAATTCTGTACGAATTAA
- a CDS encoding Ig-like domain-containing protein, with product MVSTTYSGPPAQPTSVTAAAGTANAVSLRWSAGSNGVAHPVNGYRIYYGKDAANLNMKVDVGNVLQYNISSLDPATKYYFAVSAYNKGSYDSNDNEGMLSVTASATTVSGTTTTTTADAVAPVASISSPATGSTVSGNVTINVAASDNVAVSKVEMYLNGSIFGVVGSAPYTLTWNTANSPNATYTLTAKAYDAAGNVGQASSSVTVKNAVAVTDATAPVISSFSMPASATALTVPVTAFAAADDVGVTGYQITESGTAPAAGATTWKTSAPTSFTFAATGSRTAYAWSKDASGKVSTAKTALVNITTATTTTTTGDTTAPVVSIAKPVAGSTVSGIATISANATDNVGVKKVEYYVNGVLRITSTTAPWTITWGTTNYPNGPNTVMVKAYDAAGNVGQSSVTVNVMNDKTAPTINVASPVSYYMNSGTLYLKASAADNVAVTKLQVYVDNVLVLSTSSSSINTSKYVTIGRHAVTFKAYDAANNVTVVNKSVNRLK from the coding sequence GTGGTAAGCACCACCTACAGCGGCCCTCCGGCACAGCCGACGAGCGTGACCGCCGCCGCAGGCACTGCAAACGCCGTGAGCCTTCGCTGGAGCGCCGGCAGCAACGGGGTTGCCCACCCGGTTAACGGCTACCGCATCTACTACGGAAAAGACGCTGCCAACCTGAACATGAAAGTGGACGTTGGGAATGTGCTGCAGTACAACATCTCTTCCCTCGACCCCGCGACCAAGTACTACTTCGCCGTCTCCGCATACAACAAGGGTAGCTACGACAGCAACGACAACGAAGGGATGCTCTCGGTAACGGCAAGCGCGACCACCGTTTCGGGCACTACCACCACGACCACTGCAGATGCCGTCGCTCCGGTAGCTTCCATCTCTTCGCCGGCCACAGGCTCCACCGTGAGCGGCAACGTCACTATCAACGTCGCAGCCAGCGACAACGTCGCTGTCAGCAAGGTGGAGATGTACCTGAACGGCTCCATCTTCGGCGTGGTGGGCTCTGCACCCTACACCCTCACCTGGAATACGGCCAACAGCCCCAACGCCACCTACACTCTGACCGCGAAGGCCTATGACGCAGCCGGTAACGTCGGACAGGCGTCGAGCTCGGTGACCGTGAAAAACGCAGTCGCAGTCACCGACGCTACGGCCCCGGTGATCAGCTCCTTCTCCATGCCGGCTTCCGCCACTGCGCTGACCGTACCGGTCACCGCCTTTGCGGCGGCCGACGACGTCGGCGTCACCGGCTACCAGATCACCGAGAGCGGGACCGCTCCCGCGGCGGGCGCCACCACCTGGAAAACCAGCGCGCCGACCAGCTTCACTTTTGCAGCGACCGGTTCTCGCACCGCCTACGCCTGGAGCAAGGACGCCTCCGGCAAGGTATCGACAGCAAAAACTGCCCTGGTCAACATCACCACCGCCACCACCACCACCACGACTGGCGACACGACCGCCCCGGTGGTCTCCATCGCCAAGCCCGTGGCCGGTTCCACGGTCAGCGGGATAGCGACGATATCCGCCAACGCCACCGATAACGTCGGCGTGAAAAAAGTCGAGTACTACGTGAATGGGGTCCTGAGGATCACCTCCACAACCGCGCCCTGGACTATCACCTGGGGCACCACCAACTACCCCAACGGCCCCAACACCGTGATGGTGAAGGCCTATGATGCCGCCGGCAATGTCGGCCAATCCAGCGTCACTGTTAACGTCATGAATGACAAGACTGCCCCGACCATCAACGTGGCATCTCCGGTCAGCTACTACATGAACAGCGGCACGCTCTACCTGAAGGCATCGGCGGCAGATAACGTGGCAGTGACCAAACTGCAGGTATACGTGGACAACGTTCTCGTCCTTTCCACCAGCAGCTCTTCAATCAACACCAGCAAATACGTAACGATCGGGCGGCACGCGGTGACCTTCAAGGCGTACGACGCCGCCAACAACGTCACCGTGGTGAACAAGTCGGTTAACCGCTTGAAATAG